AAGTGATCAGTATGTAATAGGTGCGCCTTTGTTTAAGAAAGTAACATTAACGCTGGAAGACGGAAAGAAATTTGTGATCAATGCGCCGGCCAACAGTGCAACCAACCGTTATGTAAAAGCACAAACATTAAACGGTGCAGCTTACAGTAAAACATGGCTTTCTTACACTGATGTAATTAAAGGCGGTACGTTTGCTTTAAACATGAGCAATACTCCTGATAAAGCAAGAGTAACCAAAGAATCAGATCTGCCTTATTCATTCTCGAAAGATGAAAAAGCATTGTACGATAAGGTAAAAGGCATTCAGCCTCCGGGTTTATCAACCATCACTTTGCCTGCAAAGCCTGATACGATTACAAAGAATGGTTTAACGCTTTACATGATCGATGAAGAAAGCAGTTTAACGAAAGAGTTTAAGCAAAGGATGATCGATGCATTTTTTGTGCAATATCCCAAGTTGATACAGAAGTACAATCTCAATGCAAAGAAGACGATCAATTTTGTGATCGATCCAAAATATGATGGAGTAGCAGTAACAACGGCTGACAATCGTATTGTTTACAATCCTGCATGGTTTCATAAAAACCCGGAAGATATTGATGTGGTAACACACGAGCTGATGCATGTAACACAGGCATACAAGTTCAACAATGTGCCGGGCTGGGTTACAGAAGGTATTGCTGATTATGTGCGTGCAACAGAAGGCATTAACAATGTAAAAGGTAAATGGGCAATGCCTGAATTGCAGACGACACATAGTTATAAAAGTGCCTATCGTATCACTGCACGTTTCCTGTTATGGATCACTCAGAAATACCAAAAAGATTTTGTGGTGAAGCTGGATGATGCAGCTCGTACCAACAAATACTCAGCTGAGTTCTGGAAAATAAACACCGGTAAAACAGTGGATGAATTGTGGACGGAGTACAGTGCAAGTCCAGGCGTAGAGATTACTTACAATTAGAATGATGAACATGTTGAATAAGATAAAAGCAGGTGCATGGATCGTGGCGTTAGGAATAACAGCGGCTGCATCTGCACAGCAGACGAAATTAACTTCCTATGTAAATCCATTGATCGGTACAGCGAAAATGGGTCATACATTTCCCGGCGCTACAGTTCCGTTTGGTATGGTACAGTTGAGTCCTGATACAGATACCTTGCAGTATTTAGATAAAGGACGTTATAACCCGAACATGTATAAATATTGTGCGGGCTATCAGCACACCGATAAAACTATTGTTGGGTTCAGTCACACACACTTCAGCGGTACGGGACATTCTGATCTTGGTGATTTTTTAGTGATGCCAACAGTTGGCGCATTGAAATTAAATCCGGGTGTTGCAACTGTGCCACGCAGTGGTTACCGTTCCGCTTACAGCCATGAAACAGAGAAAGCAAGTCCCGGTTATTACAGTGTGGTGTTAGATGATTACAAAGTAAAAGCAGAGTTAACTGCAACAGAGCGTGTGGGGTTTCATCAGTATACATTCCCTGAAACCATTGATGCGCATATCATTTTAGATATGGTGCATGGCATTTATAATTATCCTGAAAAGAATGTGTGGACGTTTGTTCGTGTAGAAAACGATACACTCATTACCGGTTATCGCCAAACATTGGGTTGGGCAAGAACAAGAACGGTTTATTTCGCCATTACTTTTTCAAAACCAATCAAGAGTTACGGAAGTGTAAATGAAAAACAGGAAATGTATGGTGGTTTCTGGCGCAAGTTCAACCAGAAGGAAAACTTTCCTGATCTCGCCGGTCGTCAACTGAAACTCTATTTCAACTTCGATACAAAGGCAAGCGAAAAGGTAAAGATGAAGTTTGCATTGTCGGGTGTAAGTTCAGCAGGTGCGTTACTAAATCTGCGTACCGAAATTCCGCATTGGAATTTTGAGCAGACAGCTGCCGAAGCAAGTGCTAAATGGGAGAAGGAGTTGAGTCGTGTCAAAATTGATGCAAACGAAGAAACAAAGCAGAATTTTTACACAGCGATGTATCATGCGTTTGTTGCACCAAATACATTTATGGATGTTGATGGGCAATACCGTGGCCTTGATCAGAACAATCATAAAGCAGAAGGTTTTACCAATTACACTACGTTTTCGTTGTGGGATACTTATCGTGCATTGCATCCGTTGTACAATATTTTGCAGCAGAAACGCAACAGCGATATGGTAAAATCGATGATGGCGCATTACAACCAAAGTGCATTGCACATGCTACCCATCTGGAGCCATTATGCAAACGACAACTGGTGCATGAGTGGTTACCACAGTGCAGCTGTTCTGGCAGATGCAATTGTAAAAGGGACGACGGATGTTGATGCAAATGCAGCATTGAATGCATGTATTACCACTGCACGCAGAAGTAATTACGAAGGCATTGGCGATTACATCAAGTATGGTTATATCCCGACTGAAAAATCAGGCGTATCAATCTCCAATACACTGGAGTATGCCTATGATGATTGGGCCATTGCACAACTGGCAAAGAAAGTAGGTCGCATGGATGTGTATGATGAGTTTATTAAACGTTCGGTGAATTACAAAAATGTATTTGATAAAGATGGCTTTGTAAAACGCAAAGATGCAAATGGCAACTTTTTGCCCAATGCTGATCTCATGAGTACACATGGACAAGGGTTAATCGAAGGCAACTCATGGAACTATAGTTTCTTTGTTCCCCATAATCCAACTGATTTGATTGCATTAATGGGCGGTACGAAAAAGTTTTTGGCCAATATGGATTCGCTCTTCACCATGTACCTGCCCGATAAATATTTTGCAGAAACAGAAGACATTACCCGTGAAGGTATTATTGGTACGTATGTGCATGGTAACGAACCGGCACATCATGTGGCTTACTTATACAATTTTGCTGGCAAGCCATGGAAAACGCAGGAGCTGATCCGCCGAATCCTTGCAAACCAATACAAACCAACAGTTGACGGATTAGGTGGCAATGATGATTGCGGACAAATGAGTGCCTGGTATATTTTCAGCTCATTGGGATTTTATCCCGTAGCACCGGGTTCAGATGAATACGAAATTGGTAGCCCCATTGTAAACAATGCAGTCTTCAACTTAGAGAATGGAAAACAACTGAAGATCACGGTACAGAATCAAAGTAAAAAGAATATGTATGTGAAATCTGTTTTGATCAACGGTAACGCATTAACCGGAACAGCGATCAAACATGCAGATCTGATGAATGGCGGAGAGATCGTATTTGTGATGACGAATAAACACGGCAAATGATTATTGAGAAATAAACCCTGCATAGTTTTTGAACTCAGCAGGCAACATTAGCAGCAGTCTTTTAGGGTTAAACATCAGCAGTCAAGTAAAACGGCAACTTTCCAGTTGCCGTTACTTTTATTTTATCCTTCTTGCTTTTACACCTTCATTCGTTATTACAACAGGCTTAATAAAGCCGTTTTCATCAAACGACAAATATTCAATACAGGTCTCTCTTGAGTTACCGTCTTTTTCGGTTAAAGGCCGGCGGTGATAAACAATATAATATTCATCAGTTCCCGGTACATTGATCACCGAATGATGTCCTGCACCTGTTGCGATCTTTGGATCCTGCTGCAGAATTTTCCCTACACGTTTAAACGGGCCGAAGGGTGAATCGCCAATAGCATAAGCCACACTATAGTTCGGGCCTGTCCAACCACCTTCCGACCACATAAAATAATATTTACCATTGCGGATAAACATAAACGGCCCTTCCACATAACCTTCGGGTGTAATTTCTTTAAACGTAGTTGTATCGTTGAATGGAATAAAACCGGTGAAGTCGTCTTTCAGTCGTGCAATATTGCAATGTCGCCACCCGCCATAAATGAGGTAATACTTGCCATCTTGATCATGAAACACAAACTGATCAATAGGTTGTGCCCCATTATGAAATTTATCAACAAGCGGTTTGCCTAAATGATCTTTGTATGGCCCTTGTGGTTTATCTGCAACTGCAACACCAATGCCGCCGTATTCATTGTTGTTCTGAATATCATTGGCACCAAAGAAAAGGAAGTACTGATTTTTCTTTTTAATGATCGAAGGTGCCCACACTGCACGCTTGGCCCATTTAATGGCGGCTGTATCTAAAATACGTTCATGCTTTGTCCATGTAACAAGATCTTTCGATGAGAATGCATCAAAGAAAACCTGTTTATTGTACGGTGCTGAATAAGTAGGGTATATCCAGTACTGCTTGTTAAAGATGATGGCTTCCGGATCGGCATACCAACCTTTGAATAAGGGATTGCCAGACCAGGCAGTATCTTTTTTTGTTGGCTGTGCCACCGCTACAGCAGTAGGCAGAACGATTAATAATAAGGGCGACAGCAATTGTAAAAAGCAATTATTTAAGCGAAATATTCTGTTCATCATCGTATACCTGTTCTTTGAATGTTAATGTAAGAAAATTAATGCTTGTTTAGGCTACTAAAAGTAATGCAATGCGTTTAAGCCAAAACTTAATGAAAACTAAATGAACGCAAAATGCCGTTATACAGCTTTATTTTTACAAGGCTTGCCGTTTACCATCATAGGCAATATTTATTGTACACAATTATTGATTGAAATATGAAACAACTGCTTGCAGTAATCCTGCTTTTAATACTCAACCAGCTACATGCCCAGCAAACATGGAAAATTGTGCCCGGAAAGATCAGCTCTCCCTGGACCGAAAAAGTAAACACCACAAATCCATTACCGGAATATCCACGGCCACAATTGGTACGCAACAACAATTGGGTTAATCTGAATGGCCTTTGGGAATATTCCATTTTGCCACAAACTGAACAATCTATTCCTGCAGCATCACAGGGAACTATTCTTGTACCATTTGCTGTTGAATCTTCACTGTCAGGTGTGGGCAAAACAGTAGGTAAGGATAGTGTGTTGTGGTATAAACGAACAGTATCAATTCCATCCTCAAAAAATAAAAATGTATTGCTGCATTTTGGTGCGGTTGATTGGCAATGCACCGTATTTGTAAATGGAAAAGAAGTTGGGTCACATAAAGGAGGCTACGATCCTTTTTCATTTAATATTACTGCTGCTTTAAAGAAAGGCTCTAAACAGGATATTGCTATTCGTGTTTGGGATCCATCTGATGATGGTCCTCAGCCAAGAGGAAAACAAGTAAAGAATCCTCATGGCATTTGGTACACACCTGTCACCGGCATTTGGCAAACAGTATGGGCAGAGTTTGTAGCTCCAACTTATATTACTGAAACAAAACAAACACCTGATGTTGATCGCAAGTCGGTGCGTGTAAGTGCAAAAGTTGAAAACATGCAGGCAGGTGATCAACTTGTTATCAGTGCTTGGGATGGCACAACAAAAGTCGCTGAGCAAACTGTTGCAACAAGCAATGAAGTTACATTGGCCGTTGCAAATCCTAAATTATGGTCAACAACAAATCCGTTTTTATACGATCTTAAGTTTACAGTTTTGCGTAAAGGAAAAGCCATTGATGAAGCAACCAGTTATTTTGCTATGCGCAAAATTTCTATGAAGCCTGACGCAAGTGGTATTCAGCGTATGATGTTGAATGATCAGTTTTTATTTCAATATGGTCCTTTAGACCAGGGTTGGTGGCCTGATGGTTTATACACTGCACCAACAGATGCAGCGTTGAAGTTCGATATCGAAAAAACAAAAGAGATGGGCTTTAACATGATTCGTAAACATGTGAAAGTAGAACCTGCACGTTGGTATTACTATTGCGATATGATGGGAATGTTGGTGTGGCAGGATATGCCAAGTGGCGATTTGGGTAACAATTGGGAAAGCCGCCCGGGTATTTATGGTCGTGCAACAGATAAGCAACGAACTGCAGAATCGGAATCGATCTTTCGCAATGAATGGACAGAGATCATGCAG
The DNA window shown above is from Lacibacter sp. H375 and carries:
- a CDS encoding GH92 family glycosyl hydrolase, translating into MLNKIKAGAWIVALGITAAASAQQTKLTSYVNPLIGTAKMGHTFPGATVPFGMVQLSPDTDTLQYLDKGRYNPNMYKYCAGYQHTDKTIVGFSHTHFSGTGHSDLGDFLVMPTVGALKLNPGVATVPRSGYRSAYSHETEKASPGYYSVVLDDYKVKAELTATERVGFHQYTFPETIDAHIILDMVHGIYNYPEKNVWTFVRVENDTLITGYRQTLGWARTRTVYFAITFSKPIKSYGSVNEKQEMYGGFWRKFNQKENFPDLAGRQLKLYFNFDTKASEKVKMKFALSGVSSAGALLNLRTEIPHWNFEQTAAEASAKWEKELSRVKIDANEETKQNFYTAMYHAFVAPNTFMDVDGQYRGLDQNNHKAEGFTNYTTFSLWDTYRALHPLYNILQQKRNSDMVKSMMAHYNQSALHMLPIWSHYANDNWCMSGYHSAAVLADAIVKGTTDVDANAALNACITTARRSNYEGIGDYIKYGYIPTEKSGVSISNTLEYAYDDWAIAQLAKKVGRMDVYDEFIKRSVNYKNVFDKDGFVKRKDANGNFLPNADLMSTHGQGLIEGNSWNYSFFVPHNPTDLIALMGGTKKFLANMDSLFTMYLPDKYFAETEDITREGIIGTYVHGNEPAHHVAYLYNFAGKPWKTQELIRRILANQYKPTVDGLGGNDDCGQMSAWYIFSSLGFYPVAPGSDEYEIGSPIVNNAVFNLENGKQLKITVQNQSKKNMYVKSVLINGNALTGTAIKHADLMNGGEIVFVMTNKHGK
- a CDS encoding glycoside hydrolase family 43 protein; its protein translation is MMNRIFRLNNCFLQLLSPLLLIVLPTAVAVAQPTKKDTAWSGNPLFKGWYADPEAIIFNKQYWIYPTYSAPYNKQVFFDAFSSKDLVTWTKHERILDTAAIKWAKRAVWAPSIIKKKNQYFLFFGANDIQNNNEYGGIGVAVADKPQGPYKDHLGKPLVDKFHNGAQPIDQFVFHDQDGKYYLIYGGWRHCNIARLKDDFTGFIPFNDTTTFKEITPEGYVEGPFMFIRNGKYYFMWSEGGWTGPNYSVAYAIGDSPFGPFKRVGKILQQDPKIATGAGHHSVINVPGTDEYYIVYHRRPLTEKDGNSRETCIEYLSFDENGFIKPVVITNEGVKARRIK
- a CDS encoding glycoside hydrolase family 2 protein, with the translated sequence MKQLLAVILLLILNQLHAQQTWKIVPGKISSPWTEKVNTTNPLPEYPRPQLVRNNNWVNLNGLWEYSILPQTEQSIPAASQGTILVPFAVESSLSGVGKTVGKDSVLWYKRTVSIPSSKNKNVLLHFGAVDWQCTVFVNGKEVGSHKGGYDPFSFNITAALKKGSKQDIAIRVWDPSDDGPQPRGKQVKNPHGIWYTPVTGIWQTVWAEFVAPTYITETKQTPDVDRKSVRVSAKVENMQAGDQLVISAWDGTTKVAEQTVATSNEVTLAVANPKLWSTTNPFLYDLKFTVLRKGKAIDEATSYFAMRKISMKPDASGIQRMMLNDQFLFQYGPLDQGWWPDGLYTAPTDAALKFDIEKTKEMGFNMIRKHVKVEPARWYYYCDMMGMLVWQDMPSGDLGNNWESRPGIYGRATDKQRTAESESIFRNEWTEIMQDLHNFQSIVVWVPFNEAWGQFKTKEIVEWTMQKDPSRLVNTASGGNFEDVGHITDLHNYPEPLMPQPELFGKSTILVLGEFGGLGLPVENHTWQEKNNWGYQSFKNSTELWNRYAEFVNRIPALITKGLSAAVYTQTTDVEVETNGIMTYDRKEIKMPVEKLFQLHQQLYKVNFEMKGSMTKQ